Proteins found in one Salminus brasiliensis chromosome 13, fSalBra1.hap2, whole genome shotgun sequence genomic segment:
- the LOC140575248 gene encoding carbohydrate sulfotransferase 8-like isoform X2, whose translation MTRQTREELCGQQDSDVAGSAAAAARMVRGARHDEPSADHPVSPMQFPASEWNRLAPTPGSREHELGQRVTKRHRKLLKTGPVLRPLSNSNFSSLSSSSSLSDTMPKSWWRLSRIQEARRQLMKEVCAKYRSNISRTVTPHHVSRIYVEDRYKLLYCEVPKAGCSNWKRVLMVLDGVASSTRDIGHDAVHYGNHLKRLDSFDRQGIARRLDTYTKVLFVREPMERLVSAFRDKFESPNSYYHPVFGKPIISKYRVNASKSALRTGSGVTFQEFIRYLLDVHRPVGMDIHWEPVSQLCSPCLLNYDFIGKFETMEEEANFLLRRTGAPRNLTFPTFKDRNPKAARTSTHITQHYFTQLNASDRQRAYDFYYMDYLMFNYSKPFKDLY comes from the exons ATGACTCGGCAGACAAGAGAG GAGCTCTGTGGCCAACAGGACAGCGATGTCGCAGGcagcgctgctgctgcagctcggATGGTCAGAGGAGCCAGGCATGATGAGCCAAGCGCCGATCACCCTGTCTCGCCCATGCAGTTTCCAGCCTCTGAGTGGAACAGGCTGGCCCCCACACCTGGCTCCCGGGAGCACGAGCTGGGCCAGCGGGTCACCAAACGCCACCGGAAGCTCCTCAAGACGGGCCCGGTCTTGCGACCACTCTCCAACTCCAACTTTTCATCTTTATCCTCCTCGTCATCGCTGTCGGATACCATGCCTAAAAGCTGGTGGCGGCTCTCACGGATCCAGGAGGCTCGGCGGCAGCTGATGAAGGAGGTGTGCGCCAAGTACCGCAGCAACATCTCCCGCACCGTCACGCCTCACCACGTCAGCCGCATCTACGTGGAGGACCGCTACAAGCTGCTGTACTGTGAGGTACCTAAGGCCGGCTGCTCCAACTGGAAGAGGGTGTTGATGGTGCTGGACGGTGTCGCCTCATCCACTCGTGACATCGGCCACGACGCCGTCCACTACGGAAACCACCTGAAGCGACTGGACAGCTTTGACCGGCAG GGCATCGCCAGACGCCTGGACACCTACACCAAGGTGCTGTTCGTGAGGGAGCCCATGGAAAGGCTGGTGTCTGCCTTCAGAGACAAGTTCGAGAGCCCAAACTCCTACTACCACCCCGTCTTCGGTAAGCCCATCATCTCCAAGTACAGGGTGAACGCTTCCAAGTCGGCCCTCAGGACGGGCAGCGGCGTCACCTTCCAGGAGTTCATCCGCTACCTGTTGGACGTGCACCGCCCGGTGGGCATGGACATCCACTGGGAGCCGGTCAGCCAGCTCTGCAGCCCCTGTCTGCTGAACTACGACTTCATTGGCAAGTTTGAGACCATGGAGGAGGAGGCCAACTTCCTCCTGCGCAGGACAGGCGCCCCGAGAAACCTCACCTTCCCGACGTTCAAGGACAGGAACCCCAAAGCGGCCAGGACTTCCACACACATCACCCAACACTACTtcacacagctcaatgcctctGACAGGCAGAGGGCGTACGACTTCTACTACATGGACTATCTGATGTTCAACTACTCCAAACCTTTCAAAGACTTGTATTGA